A genomic segment from Armatimonadota bacterium encodes:
- a CDS encoding dicarboxylate:amino acid:cation symporter DAACS family protein, with product MDSHREFVSIRWVLVGILAGVVAGLWMNWAGGESFPLFGAVSLGADLFVRLLRMIIVPLVMTSLISAAASLDTRHLGRLGSLTLIYYLTTTLLAVALGLAIVHFVQPGVGVRLRGTELPEEIGTRQPPTFADLLRNLIPANPIDALARTDMLQIITFSLMAGIALNLLGERGRTVRLFVDEVLELSTVIVRWVLRVLPAGVALLLMRSVGQAGWEVFVPLVKYMGAVLGGLALHGVLVLPLLVWLLAKMPPWKFFQGAFPALLTALSTSSSSATLPVTMRCVEQAFKVPGHISRFCLPIGATVNMDGTALYEAVAALFIAQAYGISLDVTQQIVVLLTATLAAIGAAGIPSAGLFTMVIVLQAVHLPIEGIGLILAVDRVLDMFRTMVNVEGDIAGTVIMTRWSARG from the coding sequence TTGGATTCGCATCGAGAGTTTGTATCTATCCGCTGGGTGCTGGTAGGCATCCTTGCAGGCGTCGTCGCAGGCTTGTGGATGAATTGGGCAGGCGGGGAGTCTTTCCCGCTTTTCGGAGCCGTCTCTTTAGGGGCAGACCTCTTCGTGCGCCTGCTGCGCATGATTATCGTGCCTCTAGTCATGACCTCGTTGATCAGTGCAGCAGCCAGTCTAGATACACGCCATTTGGGCAGACTGGGCAGTCTCACCCTCATCTATTATCTAACGACTACCCTGCTGGCAGTAGCATTGGGGTTGGCGATAGTACATTTCGTGCAGCCGGGCGTAGGAGTGAGGTTGCGAGGCACAGAACTGCCCGAAGAGATAGGCACACGGCAACCCCCTACTTTCGCAGACCTGCTACGCAACCTGATTCCTGCGAACCCTATCGATGCACTGGCAAGGACAGATATGCTCCAGATTATCACTTTCAGTCTGATGGCAGGTATTGCACTCAACCTGCTGGGCGAGCGGGGCAGGACAGTGCGCCTTTTTGTGGACGAGGTGCTGGAGCTATCGACGGTGATCGTGCGGTGGGTGCTGCGTGTGTTACCCGCAGGTGTTGCCCTGTTGCTCATGCGCTCTGTAGGGCAGGCTGGCTGGGAGGTCTTCGTGCCGCTGGTGAAGTATATGGGAGCGGTGCTGGGAGGGTTGGCCCTACACGGCGTGCTGGTGTTGCCTCTGCTGGTGTGGTTGCTGGCGAAAATGCCACCGTGGAAGTTCTTTCAAGGAGCTTTTCCGGCATTGTTGACTGCGCTGAGTACCAGCTCCAGTTCAGCCACTCTTCCTGTCACCATGCGATGTGTGGAGCAAGCTTTCAAGGTGCCAGGGCACATCAGCCGCTTCTGTTTGCCCATTGGGGCGACGGTGAATATGGATGGCACAGCCCTTTACGAAGCGGTTGCTGCCCTGTTCATCGCACAGGCGTATGGTATCTCCCTGGACGTGACTCAGCAAATCGTTGTGCTTTTGACTGCTACGCTGGCAGCGATTGGCGCAGCAGGCATCCCCAGCGCAGGACTGTTTACGATGGTCATCGTGCTGCAGGCAGTCCACTTGCCGATAGAGGGTATCGGGCTAATTCTGGCGGTGGACCGGGTGCTAGACATGTTTCGCACCATGGTCAATGTAGAGGGAGACATCGCAGGAACAGTGATTATGACTCGGTGGAGTGCAAGGGGATAA